The genomic segment CCTTGTGCCCCGCGCAGCATCGCCTCCGCGATGTTGAAATCGGCCAGCGCCCGCAGGCCGATGTACGAGGTGGTCAGCCGCGGGTTGATTTCGATGGCGAAGTCGCGGGAGCCATCTTCCGCGTCGCCCAGTACGAGATCGACGCCGACGTAGCCGAGCAACTCGGGCACGCACGCAAGCGCGCGGCGGGCAAGTTGGGTAACGCGTTCCGCCTGTGCCGGTGGTAGCGGCAGCTCCCCGCCCCGATATTTGAACCGCCCGTCGTCGCTCAATAACTGATACCCGGGCAGCAGCGGGTGCCGATCGCCCGCTCCACACAGGAACGCGACGCTCGCCGGTTGTCCGGGTATGAACTCCTGAAGGACCATCGGCCGGTCCGGGTCGCGGGCCGCTTGCGCCCGCGCCAGTTCGAACCGGTCGCGGATCAGGAAGGTGTCTGTGGAGCCGGCCCCGTCGCGCGGCTTCCACACGACCGGGAACGCTTCGCAGACGGTCGGTTCGCGCTCGGTGGTTGCGGGCGTGCGGACCCCGTGGCCGCGCCAGCGTTCCGCGAGTGCGAGTTTGTCGGTCGTGGCGCGGATCGCGCCGGGCGAGGAACCGAGCAGCCGGCACCCGGACGCGCGGACCGCCCAACAGTCGCGGTCCATTTGCCCGTCGGTTTCGGGCGCGATAACAAGCGCCCAGTCGCACCGCTCGGCCACGCGGCGGATCTCGTGCCCGGGATCGGCGCCCTCGAACCGGTCGAGGGTCACCACCTCGACACCCGGCACGCGAGCGAAGTCGGCCGCCACCGCGTCGCGCATCGCGTGACCTTCGCGGTACATGCCGTGTTCGGGTGAATCCGGATCGCGGCCGATCCCGGCGGCCGTCAGGTGCTCGTACACGAACACGCGCATCGTCCTGTCCTACCTTTCACCCGACACGCAGTGAAGCCGATCCTCCGTCATTCGTCGTAGACACCATCCGGAAGCGTGAAGATGACGACGAATACGGCCCTCGGGACTCGCGCCGTCACGCCCCGGGCTGAGGAGCGGGCGCGCCGGGCACTCGATCCGTCCGGCTGATGGCGCGGAGATACGCGCCGCCGATCAGAACGGTGATCAGCAGTTGCACCACCTGGCGCCAGCCCGTGAGGGGCAGGCCGAGCCCGACGACCAGTTGCGACGCCCCCGGCAGATCGCTCTCGTGCAGTTCCGTCGTCGCGGCCCCCGCCAGCAGAGCCACTTGAGCCACGGCTGCCGCCAGCCACCACGCCCCCGCCCGGCACCGAACCCCGAGCCACCCGAACGCGGCCACGAGCGGCAGGAACGGCACGAACCCGATGCTGTACGCGAACGCCGTTGCCGTGGGGATCAGCACCCCTCTCGGGATCTCGGAGATCTCGCAGTCGTATCCCGCGGCGACGGCGGACCCCACGGCCCAGGCCGCGAGCAGGTACACCGCGACCCCGAGGATCGCGACCGGGACCGGCGCCAGACCGAACACGACCAGCGGGTGACGCCGAACCCACGTCGCCGGTCGAGTGACGCCGACCGAAGCGTCCGCCAGCCCTTCCGGAGTTCCCATCAGCCGCGACACGTCAGATTCCGTAGCCACGTTCACGCCCCCTTCCATGAGGTCGTCGAGATGGTCCCGCAACTCCTCCATGAGTCGCGCCCGGACCCCGGCCGGAACACCCCGTCCGGCCAGTTCGTTTGCCACCCGCTCAAGCCACTGCCGGCGATCCATCGCGCCCCCCTCTCAGTACGCGCGCGACGGCGTCCGCCACGCGCCCCCACTGGGTGACGGCGGCCTCGGCCCGCGCTTGTCCGGCCGGCGTCAGTCGGTAGACGACGCGGCTGCGCCCGCCCACGAGCTCCCGCCGGGCCGACAGGTGCCCGGCTTGTTCGAGGCGGTGGAGGACCGGGTACACGCAGCCCTCGCCGAACGCGAGCACCTCGGCGGTGTCGAGCCGGATGGACTGCACCAACTCGTACCCGTACATCGGCCGGCGCCCGAGCAGGCGCAGGATCAGGAGTTCGGGCACGCCGTTCAGAAAGTCGTTGTCTTTGCGGGTCGTCATGGTGCGGGGAATACCTCGCGCCGCGAGGCATGTCCAGATCAAATGCCTCGCGGCGCGAGGTATTCCCCGAGACGAGGCGAGCGGGTCACGCACGAGCCCGTTGGAAACGGGCACCGCCCACACTTGCCGGGCACATGAACTCGGTAACACCTTCGCGTCATCTCGAGATGGTAAGGCTCCGGCCGCGGCGCGTCGCTCCGGCTCGGTTCCGAGTAAATGGAGCCGCCGCCGGGTTCACGTCTGAGTGCCGTTTCAAGAGATCGGAGAGCGGGTCGGAAAAATTCGTAGGTCGATTTAGACCGCACGCGGCCATCGCTGCCCCGGTCTATTCCTCCGCAGCGACAGACGGGCACGACCGCGCCCATCCCCAGCGGA from the Frigoriglobus tundricola genome contains:
- a CDS encoding HAAS signaling domain-containing protein, whose product is MDRRQWLERVANELAGRGVPAGVRARLMEELRDHLDDLMEGGVNVATESDVSRLMGTPEGLADASVGVTRPATWVRRHPLVVFGLAPVPVAILGVAVYLLAAWAVGSAVAAGYDCEISEIPRGVLIPTATAFAYSIGFVPFLPLVAAFGWLGVRCRAGAWWLAAAVAQVALLAGAATTELHESDLPGASQLVVGLGLPLTGWRQVVQLLITVLIGGAYLRAISRTDRVPGAPAPQPGA
- a CDS encoding PadR family transcriptional regulator, whose amino-acid sequence is MTTRKDNDFLNGVPELLILRLLGRRPMYGYELVQSIRLDTAEVLAFGEGCVYPVLHRLEQAGHLSARRELVGGRSRVVYRLTPAGQARAEAAVTQWGRVADAVARVLRGGRDGSPAVA
- a CDS encoding ATP-grasp domain-containing protein, whose amino-acid sequence is MRVFVYEHLTAAGIGRDPDSPEHGMYREGHAMRDAVAADFARVPGVEVVTLDRFEGADPGHEIRRVAERCDWALVIAPETDGQMDRDCWAVRASGCRLLGSSPGAIRATTDKLALAERWRGHGVRTPATTEREPTVCEAFPVVWKPRDGAGSTDTFLIRDRFELARAQAARDPDRPMVLQEFIPGQPASVAFLCGAGDRHPLLPGYQLLSDDGRFKYRGGELPLPPAQAERVTQLARRALACVPELLGYVGVDLVLGDAEDGSRDFAIEINPRLTTSYIGLRALADFNIAEAMLRGAQGERPEAFRWKPGRVRFGPDGTVAAA